The proteins below are encoded in one region of Centropristis striata isolate RG_2023a ecotype Rhode Island chromosome 12, C.striata_1.0, whole genome shotgun sequence:
- the atox1 gene encoding copper transport protein ATOX1 has product MTKHEFEVAMTCEGCSGAVTRVLNKLGDVKFEIDLPKKLVWIESDKDVEVLLATLQKCGKEVKYNGTK; this is encoded by the exons ATGACG AAGCACGAGTTTGAGGTGGCGATGACGTGTGAGGGATGCTCTGGAGCTGTTACCAGAGTCCTCAACAAGCTGGGAG aTGTAAAGTTTGAGATCGACCTGCCTAAGAAACTGGTTTGGATCGAGTCCGACAAAGATGTGGAAGTTCTCTTGGCGACACTGCAGAAATGCGGGAAGGAGGTCAAGTACAACGGCACTAAATGA